Proteins encoded within one genomic window of Eurosta solidaginis isolate ZX-2024a chromosome 1, ASM4086904v1, whole genome shotgun sequence:
- the LOC137237297 gene encoding uncharacterized protein yields the protein MSMNNLSIDGEFRYIIQWFNEWSELQRDDFVPVLVEYLLQGSPGEVYMNGMVNTVNHAAIQDKPMSLFQCRIKLFREWNKKWPLELKRKLQEKIMEMDSKVAEKITKEIKIHGGEDINVITNGCNGNGSDIETSIEGDVENNKENSVIVASINGEPIEASAEEAINLDSQIIAVLNNETLVDDNVASDIIITTNSNSAVAHTVTTTTFVNSFIDTQLVRLEPAEQLQQSVLEENNIVDVDCNVTTSTTTVA from the exons ATGTCTATGAATAACTTATCTATTGATGGCGAGTTCCGTTATATCATACAGTGGTTTAACGAGTGGAGTGAGTTGCAGCGTGATGACTTCGTTCCGGTGTTGGTGGAATACTTGCTACAAGGAAGCCCCGGTGAAGTCTACATGAACGGAATGGTGAATACTGTAAACCATGCTGCTATTCAAGATAAACCAATGAGTTTATTTCAATGTCGG atcaaacTATTCCGTGAGTGGAACAAAAAATGGCCTTTAGAATTGAAACGAAAACTACAAGAGAAAATTATGGAAATGGATTCGAAAGTGGctgaaaaaattacaaaagaaataaaaatacacggTGGAGAAGATATAAATGTTATAACAAATGGCTGTAATGGTAACGGATCAGATATTGAAACATCTATTGAAGGAGATGtggaaaataataaagaaaacagTGTTATTGTTGCTAGTATCAATGGTGAACCTATTGAAGCTAGTGCAGAAGAAGCAATCAATTTGGATAGTCAAATCATTGCCGTATTAAACAATGAGACACTGGTCGATGACAATGTCGCATCCGATATCATTATAACAACAAACTCAAACTCAGCAGTTGCACACACAGTAACAACTACAACATTTGTGAACTCTTTTATTGATACGCAACTAGTGCGTCTGGAACCTGCCGAACAACTACAACAAAGCGTattagaagaaaataatatagtAGATGTTGATTGTAATGTAACCACAAGCACTACTACTGTcgcataa